In a single window of the Labrus mixtus chromosome 20, fLabMix1.1, whole genome shotgun sequence genome:
- the LOC132954211 gene encoding zona pellucida sperm-binding protein 3-like — protein METLNVWVSLLLGLLLSELALRPSSAIPPQVAKSSKHMALKSPSEEPHRVHTVRVSCYPDSLEIVIDADMFGVGAPVNSADIRLGVEQDGYCTAAASSGDEYRIFVGLMECGTRHWMTKDSLVYTNLLIYSPEVSPDGLIRMEEAVIPIECHYERKYSLSSSSIKPTWIPYTSTQAAVETLQFDLRIMTNDWMYERSSNVFHLGEPISIEASVRVGHHMGLRVFLSSCVATLHPDINSAPRYVFIENGCLRDSQLPGSRSHFLPRTQDDKLRLLIDAFRFHNDDRGELYVTCHLNTVPVSNTESPDKACTLNNGRWSSADGNDYLCWHCQNQNEVGQIPSKPSSPHKFGPRGFLRLEKPESFWRSAVTSKGWEQEAKVGPLLVLPGQQRSGPLPEDELPRALFNIGRPVQYGSKWRSGINDRVEKLPDSSAEAEDQTSESDQEKYFKSEADQKDANEDGDNGEVAAPLEELHPAITLESESAEMNTNDTEALSDVLSTNVSATEVTEWTNATTI, from the exons ATGGAGACCTTAAATGTTTGGGTTAGCCTCCTTCTGGGACTCTTATTGTCAGAACTCGCTCTCAGGCCCTCTTCTGCCATTCCACCTCAGGTCGCCAAGAGCTCCAAACACATGGCGCTGAAGTCTCCGTCTGAGGAACCGCACCGGGTGCACACGGTGAGAGTGAGCTGCTATCCGGACTCTCTGGAGATCGTCATTGACGCGGACATGTTTGGAGTTGGAGCTCCTGTGAACAGTGCAGACATTCGCCTGGGAGTGGAGCAGGATGGATACTGCACGGCTGCAGCGTCTTCAGGAGACGAGTACAGGATCTTTGTTGGACTCATGGAGTGCGGAACCAGACACTGG ATGACTAAGGACTCTCTGGTCTACACAAACCTCCTCATCTACTCTCCTGAGGTGTCTCCTGATGGGCTCATTCGAATGGAAGAGGCTGTGATTCCAATAGAGTGTCACTATGAACG gaagtaCAGTTTGTCCAGTTCTTCTATCAAACCCACCTGGATCCCCTACACGTCCACTCAGGCTGCTGTGGAAACTCTGCAGTTTGACCTGAGAATAATGACAA ATGACTGGATGTATGAGAGAAGCTCTAACGTGTTTCACCTCGGGGAGCCCATCAGTATCGAGGCCTCGGTCAGAGTGGGACATCATATGGGGCTCAGAGTGTTTCTGAGCAGCTGTGTGGCCACTCTTCACCCCGACATCAACTCTGCGCCCAGATACGTCTTCATAGAGAACGG GTGCTTGCGTGACTCTCAGCTTCCAGGTTCAAGGTCTCACTTCTTACCCCGGACTCAGGATGACAAGCTCCGCCTGCTCATTGACGCCTTTAGGTTTCATAATGAcgacagaggagag ctctaCGTCACCTGccacctgaatactgtacctgtAAGCAACACAGAGTCCCCCGATAAGGCGTGCACGCTCAACAATGGAAG GTGGAGTTCAGCTGATGGCAATGACTACTTGTGTTGGCACTGTCAAAACCAAAATGAAGTGGGACAGATCCCCAGTAAACCCAGCAGCCCGCACAAGTTTGGGCCTCGTGGGTTTCTAAGGCTGGAAAAACCTGAATCCTTCTGGAGGAGCGCAGTGACATCTAAAG GTTGGGAACAAGAGGCCAAAGTGGGTCCCTTGCTGGTCCTGCCAGGTCAGCAGAGAAGTGGACCACTACCTGAAGACGAGCTCCCTCGTGCTCTCTTCAATATCGGCAGACCTGTGCAGTACGGCAGCAAGTGGAGGAGTGGGATAAACGACAGAGTTG AGAAGCTTCCTGACTCCTCTGCAGAAGCCGAGGATCAGACTTCGGAGTCTGACCaggaaaaatactttaaaagtgAAGCAGACCAAAAAG ATGCCAATGAAGACGGTGACAACGGTGAAGTCGCTGCTCCTCTAGAAGAGCTCCACCCTGCGATCACGCTGGAGTCAGAGTCTGCAGAGATGAACACAAACGACACAGAGGCTCTGAGCGACGTCCTCTCCACAAATGTGTCTGCTACAGAAGTGACCGAATGGACGAACGCTACCACAATCTGA
- the LOC132995503 gene encoding zona pellucida sperm-binding protein 3-like, with product MWTSALSASLLLMTVFVVADAVRPLKEEPIIDCEGREYKSLRANKGKCRETRVEDESTVRVACTEMSMIVVVKADLYKTGRLVSADELFLGEADHSQSGRCRAEAAADSEFIIEAGLQDCGSELTMTEDSVIYSNKLIVSPAVTYQGITRTNPAVVPVSCHYKRTHLVSSISQLIPPTASSPTVPSDFSLRLMNDDWTHETFSTVFFLGDVLNLQASYTGPDSPQRRLLIDSCVATLKPDVTSVPRYYFIENHGCLTDAKDGGSNTHFRPRTRTNSLELQMDVFLFHQDTRNSIFITCHMKAVADLWRSSLTNKACDHTHSGWENVDSVDDVCRCCDGSCYTTSPTWSDLTNVRPPASTDVAVCGRVMLGPLLIYPRK from the exons atgTGGACTTCAGCTCTTtcagcctctctgctgctgatgaCAGTATTTGTTGTTGCAGACGCCGTCCGACCTCTGAAAGAAGAACCCATAATCGATTGCGAAGGAAGAGAGTATAAATCTTTGAGAGCTAACAAAGGAAAGTGCAGAGAAACACGAGTCGAAGATGAATCTACGGTCCGTGTAGCGTGCACAGAGATGAGCATGATCGTGGTGGTGAAGGCTGATCTGTATAAAACTGGACGTCTGGTGTCTGCAGATGAGCTGTTTTTAGGAGAAGCTGATCACTCTCAGAGCGGTCGGTGCAGAGCGGAAGCTGCTGCTGACTCTGAGTTCATCATTGAAGCCGGACTGCAGGACTGTGGCTCTGAACTAACG ATGACTGAAGACTCTGTGATTTACTCCAACAAGCTGATCGTCTCACCTGCTGTCACGTACCAAGGCATCACCAGGACCAACCCTGCTGTAGttcctgtttcctgtcactATAAAAG GACACACTTGGTGAGCAGTATCTCTCAGCTGATACCTCCGACTGCCTCCTCGCCAACAGTGCCCTCCGATTTCTCTCTCAGGCTGATGAATG ATGATTGGACACACGAGACGTTCTCCACGGTCTTCTTCCTCGGAGATGTCCTGAACCTGCAGGCGTCTTACACCGGTCCTGATTCTCCACAAAGACGActgttgattgacagctgtgtggCCACTCTGAAACCTGACGTCACATCAGTCCCCAGATACTACTTCATTGAAAACCACGG GTGCCTCACTGATGCAAAAGACGGAggatcaaacacacatttcagaccCAGAACGAGAACTAACTCTCTTGAGCTGCAGATGGATGTTTTCCTGTTTCACCAGGATACGAGGAACTCT ATATTCATCACCTGCCACATGAAAGCTGTAGCCGACTTGTGGAGGAGCAGCCTCACTAACAAGGCCTGTGACCACACACATTCAGG GTGGGAAAATGTGGACAGTGTCGATGATGTGTGTCGATGTTGTGATGGCTCCTGTTACACGACTTCTCCCACATGGAGCGATTTGACAAATGTGAGACCTCCTGCCTCGACAG ATGTCGCAGTTTGTGGCAGAGTCATGCTCGGCCCTCTCTTGATTTATCCCAgaaagtag
- the LOC132954212 gene encoding uncharacterized protein LOC132954212 yields the protein MKTTAACFLIFIQLFEARAELIFTHLSESQTLQLSWSPQQDHGLLTGLHLYHRSARSQTTLLSMAEGCELRVDPMLEGRLHLRGGLDSLQVNVTITHLQPADTGLYMWEQSHRKKKNSSEQIISGAQKVFLLVEGTGRSCQCSPSYPPLLFSIFTAVGLLLLILSWLAVEKCVKARPRHRPQPSAPIYEEMTRKQQSAGIAQNNLTPPSHLEEVNFPVYANPNIRQQQDNYYASPRQLALRA from the exons ATGAAGACGACCGCTGCGTGctttcttattttcattcagCTCTTTGAAG CCCGTGCAGAGCTGATCTTCACACATCTGTCAGAGAGTCAGACCCTGCAGCTCTCCTGGTCCCCTCAGCAGGACCACGGCCTCCTGACGGGCCTCCACCTTTACCACCGCAGCGCCCGCAGTCAGACCACCCTGCTGTCGATGGCCGAGGGCTGCGAGCTCAGGGTCGACCCGATGCTGGAGGGCCGTCTGCATCTACGTGGAGGACTCGACTCTCTGCAGGTCAATGTCACCATAACACACCTCCAGCCCGCTGATACAGGGCTGTACATGTGGGAGCAGAgccacaggaagaagaagaacagctcTGAGCAGATCATCAGCGGAGCGCAGAAGGTTTTCCTGTTGGTGGAAGGGACAG ggcgGTCATGTCAGTGCTCACCCAGTTaccctcctctgctcttcagCATCTTCACAGCAGTTGGACTCCTCCTGCTCATACTCAGCTGGCTCGCTGTGGAGAAATGT gtgaagGCGAGACCTCGTCACAGACCTCAACCTTCAGCCCCCATATATGAGGAAATGAccaggaagcagcagagcgcCGGAATCGCTCAAAATAACCTGACCCCCCCTTCACACCTGGAGGAAGTCAATTTCCCCGTGTACGCCAACCCAAACATTCGACAACAGCAAGACAACTACTACGCCTCCCCCAGACAGCTCGCCCTCCGAGCCTGA